A single Pan troglodytes isolate AG18354 chromosome X, NHGRI_mPanTro3-v2.0_pri, whole genome shotgun sequence DNA region contains:
- the LOC742269 gene encoding large ribosomal subunit protein eL32-like: protein MEMFCTGIDDVIVSISCLCYWTKVLQDITIGETGAAYRGCSHLLLGITAALRPLVKLKIVKKRTKKFILYQSDWYVKIKPNWQKPRGIDNRVCRRFKGQILKPIVGCGSNKKTKHVLPNGFRKFLVHDINELEVLMMCNKSYCAKIAHNVSSKNCKAIVERAAQLAIRVNNLNAILRSKENE from the exons atggaaatgttctgtaccGGTATTGACGATGTAATAGTGTCAATATCCTGCTTGTGTTATTGGACTAAAGTTTTGCAAGATATTACCAttggggaaactgg TGCTGCCTACAGAGGTTGCAGCCATCTCCTCCTTGGCATCACAGCTGCCCTCAGACCCCTTGTGAAACTCAAGATTGTCAAAAAGAGAACCAAGAAGTTCATCCTGTACCAGTCAGACTGGTATGTCAAAATCAAGCCTAACTGGCAGAAACCCAGAGGTATTGACAATAGGGTTTGTAGAAGGTTCAAGGGCCAGATCTTGAAGCCCATCGTTGGTTGTGGgagcaacaaaaaaacaaagcacgtGCTGCCCAATGGTTTCCGGAAATTCCTGGTCCATGACATCAATGAGCTGGAAGTGCTGATGATGTGCAACAAATCTTACTGTGCTAAGATCGCTCACAATGTTTCCTCCAAGAACTGCAAGGCCATCGTGGAAAGAGCAGCCCAGCTGGCCATCAGAGTCAACAACCTCAATGCCATACTGCGcagcaaagaaaatgaatag